CAGTTTCATTTAGTTTTGGAAAATATTTCACATCACTGTGGAAAGATCGCAACCCTTATTGTGGTTAACCACATTACTTAATACATGACGGTATTCATTTTCCTTTAGTTCCTCTGTGAACATTTATTATATATGGCCAAAATTGTTAAGAATCTTGCCAGATCTATTGACAATTCACTTGCCAGTATACATGGGCCTTTTGCCATAATTGCACCATAATCAAATGTACATAATTGCACGAGTGACTATAAAGTTTCTGGGGTGATAGAGGAAAAGGATTTAATGTTGTGCAATGGCAAAGGGTGCAAGCCCCAAGTCCCTCTGAGAAAAGGAACTAGTGAGGTAGGTTCTATATAATAGCTTGTGAAAGCTACTATTAGCCAGCAACAAAGGACTTACTGTTGTGTATGTGTAGGCTAATTTTCTCCTAAGGCCCAAGGTTTGAGTGAGGCCATGATTTATTGCAGTTGAGAAGGAACCGACAATTAACTAACCTTGTGTGTGGATAGGAGAATTTGAAATATGAGattgaatttgataaaatatatgtttttttcaatttattagaTTGATGAATATTGCTTAAGCTTTATAAACATGGAATATATGATAGTTAAATATGGATTTGAAATTATTCACAAAATAGTATCATTTCAAATCCACTCCAAAAAGCTCTTAATAAATAAGATGGTACAATTTGAAATCAATAGTTTGTTAAAAATCTATATTAAAACTAAGTCCAAATCCTCAATTTCAAGTCTAAGTATCCAAACAAACagatcataatttattttgtaatgtgTTTTTTTTCCACATTATATTCACCTTATCCTCTAGAAGAAAGTTTCAAGCATCATGGTTTTTTACATTTATTTGTTAATCGAGCATcgtagttttaatttatttgttatgcTTTTTTATTTCATCTCTAAAATAATATGTTGGCATATGTGTGCAATCTTGGCATAAGTGTTTTATCCACATTGAGGGATTGTTCGCTAGTTAATTGTTTACTATGTTACTGTTCTCCTTGTTGACATCTTTGGCTTCCTCCTCTTTCCTTCCCTGTAAATTTAAGAAATGGCTTGCCACTTTGATTTATGTTGAAGGATTGGAGATGCAATGGAAAAGGGTATGCAAGCTATCGTAATTACATTCGCAGGCCAAGAAATTGGGAAAGTCAACAAATGGCAAGCCTCCAAAGCACTCCAGGGGACAGGTAAAATTTACTTGATGAGTTACTTAAGTAAAACTATGAACGCTCTAAATATCCTTGTATGGCGtttttctccctttttttttctatgaTCATTATATAATTGGCATGTCTGAACCTGTGTTGCATAGATTTTTCAACAGAAAATTCTTTCCGTTGTGTAGCTTTGGCCTTTGTCTTCTGTGAAGCTTGTGATATTGTTGCCTTTGCTGTATTTTGAGAATTACTATGATTTCTTTCATCAATGTAGTTTCTAATTTGTGAGTGCTCTTTCAATTTATAATCTATACAATTCTGACATCAGGGTAATTTACTGGTTGATGGATCAGTGGGCGATGGCTTCAATGTCCAAGTCCACTGTCCCATTTATTTGATGCAGAGAGCTGGAGTTCTAGCAGGGTATGTATCATTTTGCATTACAATCTCCTTCACAGCTTCTAACATTAACACATCTCTTATTCTCCAATCTAATTAAACCATTCCATTTTCATCGATTGAGGTGATTGGCTTCTTGTTATGGTTCTCCTAGTCTCCCGCATAATTGCTGAAAGTACCAAGGTGGTATTTTTACCTTTTTGGCCTGTAAAATCTATGTGATGATTAAAGTTAAGgcctaaaaaagaaaaaaaaattgcatcaTTTGCGAGTGCTCTAATAgtgtagtttttatttttttcactttaagCTCTAGTCTAGGCCAAAGAATcaagttttaattttatcagtTCTGAGATTTGTCATTCACACCATACATCTTGCAAGTCATATAAATCTGATGGAACAAGATTCTATGTACTAAAATATTTGGAAAGAATTGGTTGATAATGTTAATACTGcctgaaatttaatatttgacaAGTCTGACAAAAATATTTGTATCATATGCTATCCTTGCATAAAAATTGCTTTTATTTATACTCAATTACTCATCacttcatttctcaattaatttCAGTGCACTTCATGAGAAATAAGCGCAATTAGTTTATTTTAGGAGTTgggaattggaaaaaaaaaaaagattcgtCTGGAATTCAAATTATAGTATGGTAGCGTGCAACTGACTTTGAAAATTATCTCATTTTGACTCTGCAGTTGTTATCTTTGCCTGAACCTTGTTAGTAAAGAGACTTATCTAGTAACTTACAATGATTGCATGACAATAATATCTTTGGCCTGAACCTTTTATGTAGTAACTTGCAATGCTTGCATGATAATAACAAAATTGCTTTACATCTTTGGTTTATTCTCCTTCCCTGTAATTTTGAACTTCACTTGCAGAACCTAACTGGCAATCTGCCTTCAACTCATAGAACAAGTTTCAGCTCAAGTGCAAGTGATATTGATCATCCACGTCATCGAGGGGTTGAACCTGCATATTCTTTTGTAGGAATGCACTGCATCTTTGATCAATGCAAATCTGCTGGTATTCTTTTGAATCTTTTGCTGCTATGTGCATTTACTTTTGGTAGAGTGAGGAAATTGAGGAAAAGTCAGGAGGTACATTCGTGTCAATTTTTTGAAGTATGGTTCATCAAAAGATAGGAGACTGCTGATTCTATTTTCTTGTTGGTtggttatgtttgttgttttctgttttgtttaCCTTATCCTTCAACCTGTTTGGTCTTTTACGCAGTTACGGTTTTGAAGTTTGGCCACATGAGTTCTGATCTACTTGCTTATGGGGCAGCAGATGGGACCTTGACAGTATGCACTGTCTCTGAGCCACCTTCAGTCCTCAAACAATTAAAGGGACATTCAAGAGATGTCACAGGTTCGATTAACTGGTATTAACCTTGCACATGCTGATATTACTGCATGATTCAATAATATCCTTTGTGTCTCGAGGGTAGAGGGTTGCACTTGCATAGTTACGTGTCTCCTCCAAAATTTTGGGGAGAAGGTCAACCATCTGCAGAAGCAAAAATATGGAATCATGTGATATTGTGATGTACTCTCAATATGACATGGACCACATGGTCTTGTATTATTCTTTTGCTGTCTACAGAATGCAAACTGCATGGTTACGTCTGGAATTACTAATTGGCCTAGAAAACATTATCTGGAAACCTATTAAGTTGAGTAGGAAAAATTCATAAAACTACTGTGTTTAATGTTTCGACACTTAAGGGTCATCCTCTTTTACATTATTTTAGTTTGAGAAATACGTCATTGTcatttttgtttctttcttccTAATATGCTCAAAACATTCTTATCTATTGTCCTTGTGTCATAAATgacaattaaacttttttttcccGAATAAATGACAATTAAACTTGCACATTATCTTTGTAGATAACTTTATGTTAGCCATATAACACCATTAGTTCcccattagaatttttttttttcaagatgaatttttattattgagaaaaaaaaatcatagaaaaaaAGATGTTTTCCTCAGCATGTTACAATTAGAAAACATTAGCAAACCATTTATTTTCATgtaactaattattttatattatagtgATACTATTTAAACATGATTAGTGATACCAGTTATAATGATATTAAAGTGATTATAGATGatacaaaattttatttgttcttTACACAATTCATGGATATAAGGGGAGATGGGaaaggagtttttttttttgaaggtaGGAAGAAAGGAGATGGAAAGGCAGGAGAAAATATTTAACTAATTGTGTGCGGTAAgctaaaactaaataaataaatggaagcattttttttttctcttggaTGGATGGAAGGCAAAGTGACTGAagtcataaaaataattttgtttcCATGAGTTGGAAGTTTTTACACCCCTAATTGGGTATCTATAAAGGAGTTCTCCTCCCTTCCCATCCATTATACATCCATGCATAGTGTGAGTGTCAAAGTGCTAAATCACAAGGTATTTAATTTTCCCCTATCAATTGTTGTGAATTGCATGTTTGCATCCACTTTCTTTGAAGCATCAATAATATTGACTCTCAGAGTCCCCAGATTGGGATTCTGATTAGAGGCGTATACTAAAATCAGCAAAGAGAATTATTGAATGATGATTGAAAAGCAAGTGTTTGATGACTGTACTCATTGCTGAATGTTAAAAATCCGATATATTGCTTTTCCGTGTTTCTAAACCATAAGTATACTTTCAGATTTTGACTTCTCATCCAACAATCAGTATATCGCGTCCTCATCCATGGATAAAACTGTTAGAGTGTGGAAGTTATCACAAGGCCTTTGCATTCGAGTAATATATGGAGTCTCTTCACAATTGTGTATTCGTTTTCATCCTGTAAGTATGAAGTTTGACATTTGCATTTACTTTGAactgttttaagtgtttttgcCTTTGGAAATTTCCTGTTTTTCTCGTGGCATGAGCCCATCTCTGAAATTGTTTATCCTTCTAAACAAGTACAATTTCCAATGTTTTTCTGTTCCATTGTGAGGTTTTAAaccttttttttgtgtgtgtatgTATGCAATGTATGAAGTGTATCAATAAGGCTTATTGCTGCAAAATTTGTCTGTCCTTaatattttcttctcttttgtgGTGTAGTTCACCAGAAAAGTTACTATTTCTTCTCTGTCTCCTTTGATGCAGGTAAACAACAACTTCCTTTCAGCTGGCAACGAGAACAAAGAAATCACTGTAATTACCTTTTACTTTGCTGTACACAATTTTGACATGACTGACTTTCTATATTTACTTAAAGATTTTCTGGTAATTGGTTGAATGTAATAATCATCTCTACTTAGTACTTGTGAAGATCTGAACTGAAAAATAGGGGATCTTCCTCATTTCTTAAATGATTTTAGTAGTTATTTGTAACAGCTTCTTGTGAGTCTGCATTCATGTTGGATTGATAATTAGTTAGGCTCTTATTGCTGTGATTGCACTTGGCTTTCTAATAGGAAGAATTGACAATTCTAGGTTGTCCTATAATTTTTCACTTGAGTTGACACCATTTGTTTGTAAACTTCTTTTTTGATATTCAGGTATTCAATTTCAGCACTGGCAGGATTATTCGTAAATCAGTATTTTATTCTAAGGTTACCTCTATGGAACATGATCACACTGGTCAGCTCATTTTCTGTGGGGATGCACAGGTGAGTGTTAGATATTTAATATCCTCTTTAGTATCTGATGGATCAATGCATTACCATTTGGGCATTGGCTTACAGAGCAACACATGCAGGGATGTATATACTGTGTAAGGATGGACTCACACACAGGTGCCTTATCACGTTCTCACCGCCATCGAAATGGCAAGAGTAAATGTCCAGTAACGACTGTGCAGTACCGAAGTTTCTCTCTGTTGGCAGGAGGCCCTGTGTTGCTGACATGCACCCAAGATGGAAATCTCTCTTTCTTCAGGTTTGTTTGTGAGAACATGTCTTGCTACTATTTGGCTTTGTATTGATGCTTCGAGCAGCAAATATagtttatatgctgatgtggTTTTGCAGTGTGGCCTTGGAAATACAAGGTTATCTGACCCTCCGGTGTTCACTCAAATTGGCGCCGCGGTTACATAACATTCGGGCATCTTTCTGCCCGCTCCTTTCCCTTGAAAAAGGAGAATATATAGGTAGTCTCAAATAAGAAGATGACATGTTTTAAGGAGAATAATTGCTTTACTGACTTCTTCTCTCCTATTGGGCAGTTGTGGGAAGTGATGATTCCAATGTTTACTTCTATGATTTGACGCGGCCAAGACATGCATGTGTGAACAAGCTACAGGTCCGTCTCCTTTGGTTACTAGGTTTAATTGGTTAGACTGTATTCACCTGTATGTTTTCATCAGAGGGACATTTGTGACTGCAGGGCCATAGGTTTCCAGTTATTGGTGTTGCTTGGAACCATGGAGAGAATTTGTTGGCTTCATCTGATCTTTATGGCATCGTTATTGTATGGAAGAGAGCAAAGCTTCAAAGAAACATACATGGTGACAAACCTCAGACACCATGAGGAATGATGAAGGAAaatagtttcttttttcttgCCTTGTTTAGCAATTACAGCTTCTCACATGATATTTCATGAATTTTTGTAACTTTCTGTCTCCCACACAAGCAACCTGAGCGATCATTAtttgtattaaattttatactcGGTTTGTTCAAAGGAAcccttgaaaaattaaaaatcctgTATAACattatttacattttttcaGAACTATGTGGTTGAGGAATATGCACGTCTAGTGAAACATACAGCATGAACAAGTATAAGAGTCTGTTGATCAGAAATGTGGAGAAGGGCTTCTTTTTTTtccatatataaatattatatcaatCAAAGAGTTCTAAAATTGATtggcaattaaatttttatgtgttttctagTAAAGCTTTTacctagtattttttttttcaactattTTTTAACAGTATTTAAATATAGTTGTTTTAAAGCAACTTTTGATGTTGAAATTCAATTCCCAACGGGAAAGTTCCTGTTTGAAGGCCAAGGTGCTTCGCAAATTCtctgtttttaatcaagaattttataaaaatttaattgaaataatttttttaataaattcccTTGGAAGGaaatgatttgatttttttaacttaaaaaattcttatattaaaaaaattgaaatttcatatatttttataatagtttatttaatttttttaaaataaattatgccaagataaaaaaaaaatatgcgAGAAAACTTGTATGTGCTTCTCGTTACGTGACCTTCAAAATCAAAATACTGGACGGATGGCAGGTCCCATATTCTATATGAATCaatgaaaaatgataaaattaaacaaagggattgtattattaaaaaaatcaaaataaacttcaactaattaaattaaaaaattaatatcacCACACTTcaagttttaaataataatttattttaaaatccatTTCTTGGAACTATGAAGTGACAAGTTAGAAAGTAGCcgtacaaaatttgaattaaacctTCCTTCGTCCACCTTCCCTTCGTGGCTCTCGAGCCTTTCCTCATAGCTGCGTGCAGGACGAAATTTCCATTTCTAATATAAACAGTTGTTTTCAATTCCTCCCGTTTGTACGAACTCTTTTTAGGAGTTTCTGGATTTCTACTACTGTTTCATGCTATGGCTGTTCTTCCTGTGGACGAAAAGCCGGTTCGCtcttcatctctctctctctctctctctttgtgGCGCTGTCACCATTAACTGTATGTATTTATATGAActgtaatttctttttttttttttccctttttctttttatctgttTGCAGCCAAAGCGAGGAACGCCTCCAAAGGTGAAGGAAAATTTTCTTGGCGGAAAAGCTTTGGCTGTTATCAAAATGACAAGCAAGCAAGTGAGAACCCACTCGCTCTGTTTCTAGTTCATATGAATTTTTTCCCTTCTCTTATTATCTGTTTTTAGTTAGTTTTTTCAAGTCTTAGAGAGTCAGGGAAATGAAATACCTATCTGTTATTTGCGAGAATGCACTTAACTCTGGATGCGTATCAAATACTCTCACcagtttaaatgttaaaaatggtAAAGTTGAACTGACAAGAAAATATTATTGACCCTTAAATAGGTGACATGCCATAAACGGAAGAGAGCCGAAGCAGTCAGTCTATATGATAATGAAGAGCTTAAATCTGCAGTCTTGAAGCGAGCCGCAGAAGTTGAATCAAATCTAGCACCTGAATTTCCTAGCATGATAAAACTTATGCTTCCTTCTCATGTTTCAGGAGGATTTTGGCTGGTATATATTAAATCTTCTGTTTTCCTTTCCCACATTTTCCCATATCTGAAGATAGAGCTATATAATACAAGCTAACCTTTTGGATATAGGGTCTTAATAAGCAATTCTGCGATGAACATATGCCAAAACAAGACACAATGATTGTTTTGGAAAATGAAAGTGGAATGAATTATCAAGCAAAATATCTCGTAAAGAAGGTAGGCCTTAGTGGAGGATGGAGAGGTTTCAGCATAGCTCACGAGTTGCTAGAGGGCGATGTCTTGGTTTTTCAACTAGTGAGACCAACTAAATTCAAGGTGCTTGTCTGAACCTTTCCTCTTAGCTTTATGTATTAGCCTTTCACTTAACACTTGGGGAGTCTTTTATTTTCCCTCGAAAATGAAATGCCTTTCATCTTTAAGTGTTGTCTACTTAactgcttcttttttttttccctttaaaGGTCTACATTGTGAGAGTAAATGGTCTAGAAGAAGTTGATGGTGCTCTTGGCCTTTTGAAATTGGATAGTTGTATTAAACAAAGGAGTCCTGGTATGTTGTTCAACTGTTTAGATTGTGCTTACTGTTGCctgtaatgttttttttttataaaggaaaattattattaaaaccaGAAAAAACTTAGCATGACACACACCACTGGAATCCAAAACCAAACCAGAAAAATCCAACCTAGGTCTTGTAACTATAAATGGTCCTGATGCTTGCAAATTTATTCATTTCTTTCAGAGAATCTGAGTACAGCTACTGAAGCTATAGAATATCAGGAGACAGAGCCCCACTTAATGTGCAATCCAGATTTAAACAATCAAAAGTATGTTAATATGGCCAATGGTGCTAACTATGGGCACTTATCAGATCATTCTGAAAATGAACGTGAGGATCTTGGCTTTGATGTTTTGGATGGAATCAGATTGTCAGAATCTGCTGTTGATTTTAATCAAGTgaagagttttgatgattttgacaTTATAATTAATGGTTTAGTTATAAACCCTGAGCTATCCAGGCACCTTCAATCCAAGTATTATGATCTTTGCTGCAGCCAAAGATCATTTCTCCATGAACAGCTTCTTGGTGGCCTTAATTGTAAGCTGGCTGCAGGAGTAATAGCAGAAACTATTAACATTGCTGATGCCATTAGAGCATCCAAGCTTACCAACCCACTAGAAAGTTTTGCTACCTGGAAGAGGACTTTGAAAGCCTTCCAAACACTGGGAATGAACATCAACTTCTTGCTTGATCGGTTAGATCAGCTCACAAGCCTCGCTGCAAAGTCAAGAAGGCATAAGGAAgctagaattgaaagagttaatgCAGAAGAGGAGTTGAGAACCCTCGAGACAAAGCTTTTGGAAATAAAAGAGACTAGTAGTAGACTTGATATTGAGATTCAGCAGTTGGAAGCGAAGTCTGAGAATTACGAACTTAAGTTCCGAGAAGTAGCTGAAGCCCCATGGTGAGCAGAACATGGTATTGCCATTTATAGTTTTTGGTTAGGAAACAAGGGCTTCTTCTTCAGTGAGGCCAATGATTTTTATGCAGGGATGGTTGTAAATATAAGTATCAACTGGAAATTTTGACAAAGAAAATACTCAGTAGCAACGTTTAAGGGAGTATTTTCTGCCAGGAAAGATAATAGATTGAGACTAATCTTTCTTTCCTATTGTTTGTATTGCCAGAAATGTAATTGAACAGCTTATGATGAATTTTAATTGGTGTCTCTATACAAGAATACACTTTCTCAGGTCTTCACACCCATCTCATATTTAGCCATATGCATGGTTATTTACTCTGCAGTGTATTATATGTGTATTTGAGAATATGCTTGAtgtgtttaaatttttataatgataATGCACAGGTACTTGAGAACCTATATTGATCTAGATGTGTGGTTATGGAATTATGAAAACTTTACAATTTGCCCAGAAATTCTTCATGGGCATTCTTTTTCTTCCCTGAGAAGTAGAAAAGGAGCATGAAGGaaaatatcaaaattcaaacgCAAGCAAAATGGCAGGATTaacaaacttgctcaaatgcatTCAAATATTAGATTAGCTAGTGGAGAAGGAAGTGGGAAATAGTCAGATACCTTCCTCCAAGAGATGTAGAAACCTTCATGAAGAACTCCTGAAATTCTCGTTAGGTGAAGAAGGGTGAGTAGATAAACAGGCCAGGTCTCCAAATAAGTGTTTTCTAGAAAAACAACATTTTAGTTACTGTTAGAAAAAGAGTTTGGAAAATTctgttttgtaattttaaattatttttgaatattttctaaataacaTTTTTAAGAACATACTTTTTTCAATCTCTGGGAACCCATCTATGACTGAGGGACCTGCAGATGAAAAGAAACtatgtatttattttaacaCTATTGATTCTGAAAGATGAAAAAAAGCAATTGACTTCAAGAATCGATTTTAACCTGCTTAACCCTAAAATTGCACTGGAATTTGGCAACTTAAAAAATCGAATGCATAAACCCTATTCTCTGAGGAATGCCGTTTGCTAAACCCCTGCAAATCTAGCTTCTTGTGATGACCTCCGGAATGAAGAATTTTTAATGGTAGATTGCTGCATCTTCCTCTGCTTTTGGAGTCATTCATCCATAGACAACGGGTATATCCGTCGTCGTTTATCAGCACTGGCTAAACCCTGCCGATGACATAATACACGTGAAGCTTCATGAGAGTCGAACACTTTGTTTATATCCTACGCTCCAATAATCAAATAACAAACCGAAAGACTTGTTTAGCTTCCATAGATGGATGGAAAATTATtgcagtaaattttttttaaaaataaatttaaattacaatCAGAATAATATTACATTAGGAAAATAACTTAACAGATAAACCTTACttgttcaaaaatcaaaattta
This genomic interval from Manihot esculenta cultivar AM560-2 chromosome 12, M.esculenta_v8, whole genome shotgun sequence contains the following:
- the LOC110628207 gene encoding WD repeat-containing protein 13: MSEEEVIQKNHDTSTIETQINHNNKKKDVDPELFSCLLQPVNADADPEYIGIRRLLLYRKAESGDLRRLDWRCNGKGYASYRNYIRRPRNWESQQMASLQSTPGDSGRWLQCPSPLSHLFDAESWSSSRNLTGNLPSTHRTSFSSSASDIDHPRHRGVEPAYSFVGMHCIFDQCKSAVTVLKFGHMSSDLLAYGAADGTLTVCTVSEPPSVLKQLKGHSRDVTDFDFSSNNQYIASSSMDKTVRVWKLSQGLCIRVIYGVSSQLCIRFHPVNNNFLSAGNENKEITVFNFSTGRIIRKSVFYSKVTSMEHDHTGQLIFCGDAQGCIYCVRMDSHTGALSRSHRHRNGKSKCPVTTVQYRSFSLLAGGPVLLTCTQDGNLSFFSVALEIQGYLTLRCSLKLAPRLHNIRASFCPLLSLEKGEYIVVGSDDSNVYFYDLTRPRHACVNKLQGHRFPVIGVAWNHGENLLASSDLYGIVIVWKRAKLQRNIHGDKPQTP
- the LOC110628016 gene encoding B3 domain-containing protein Os01g0234100 isoform X2, with the translated sequence MAVLPVDEKPPKRGTPPKVKENFLGGKALAVIKMTSKQVTCHKRKRAEAVSLYDNEELKSAVLKRAAEVESNLAPEFPSMIKLMLPSHVSGGFWLGLNKQFCDEHMPKQDTMIVLENESGMNYQAKYLVKKVGLSGGWRGFSIAHELLEGDVLVFQLVRPTKFKVYIVRVNGLEEVDGALGLLKLDSCIKQRSPENLSTATEAIEYQETEPHLMCNPDLNNQKYVNMANGANYGHLSDHSENEREDLGFDVLDGIRLSESAVDFNQVKSFDDFDIIINGLVINPELSRHLQSKYYDLCCSQRSFLHEQLLGGLNCKLAAGVIAETINIADAIRASKLTNPLESFATWKRTLKAFQTLGMNINFLLDRLDQLTSLAAKSRRHKEARIERVNAEEELRTLETKLLEIKETSSRLDIEIQQLEAKSENYELKFREVAEAPW
- the LOC110628016 gene encoding B3 domain-containing protein Os01g0234100 isoform X1; this translates as MNCNFFFFFSLFLFICLQPKRGTPPKVKENFLGGKALAVIKMTSKQVTCHKRKRAEAVSLYDNEELKSAVLKRAAEVESNLAPEFPSMIKLMLPSHVSGGFWLGLNKQFCDEHMPKQDTMIVLENESGMNYQAKYLVKKVGLSGGWRGFSIAHELLEGDVLVFQLVRPTKFKVYIVRVNGLEEVDGALGLLKLDSCIKQRSPENLSTATEAIEYQETEPHLMCNPDLNNQKYVNMANGANYGHLSDHSENEREDLGFDVLDGIRLSESAVDFNQVKSFDDFDIIINGLVINPELSRHLQSKYYDLCCSQRSFLHEQLLGGLNCKLAAGVIAETINIADAIRASKLTNPLESFATWKRTLKAFQTLGMNINFLLDRLDQLTSLAAKSRRHKEARIERVNAEEELRTLETKLLEIKETSSRLDIEIQQLEAKSENYELKFREVAEAPW